The DNA window AGAATCCCACCGCAAAGCGCTTTCTCCTGGGAGCTGCTGCCGCCGTCTGTGGCTTCATTGCCGCTAGCTTGTTTGGCTTGCTCTCTCCCTATCTCAAAGACAAACGATTCGCGCAGACCTTCCTGATCTTTGCGTTCGCGTTTGCAGTCGCCATCTGGGGGCTCAACCCTTTCCCGGTGATCCTTGGCCTGGCGATTGCCGGCTTGGTGAGTGCTCGATGATCCAACTGCTCATTCTCTATTGGATTCTCCTGCAAGCGATCCTCTCCTCCTTCAGCGGACTCACCAGCCTGCCCGTGATCCGCCACGATCTGGTAGTCGATCGGCAGTGGATCGATGATGTCCACTTGAATGCGGCAGTGATGATTGGACGCTCGACGCCGGGGCCGATGGGCGTGTATGTCGTGTGCATCGGCTATTTCGTGGCGGGCTATCCGGGCGCTTTGGTCGGGATGCTCGCGTTGGCGACCCCGGCTCTTCTGATGATCGCGCTGTTGCACTTCCTCCATACGAGGGTCGATCATCCCCGGGTGAAGAATGCAATACGCTTTGTCGTGATTGGGGGCACGGGCTTCAGTGCCGCAACTTTAGTCGGCATGGGCCAAGCGGCGTTGACGAGCGGATGGCTCATCGGAATCGCACTCACTTCCTGTCTGCTCGTTCTCCGAACACGAATCGCTACAATTTGGATTCTGACCGCAGCCGGAATCGTAGCTGTAATGGTAAAGTGAAGAAGCGCGCCCGTAGCTCAGCCTGGATAGAGCGCTTGCCTCCGAAGCAAGAGGCCACAAGTTCGAATCTTGTCGGGCGCACCACCCTCCTTCTCGAAGCTCCCGTGACGGCCCCCAATACGGCCCATTCCCTCTACTGCTTCGCTGCCGTCGTCAGCAGCCCAAGCAGCTTGCGAGCCGGTTCAAAGCCTTCTCCCGCCTTCTTCAGATGGAACATCGCTTCCTTACTCTCCTTGTGCTGTTCGAGCAGACTCACCGCCAGGAAGAACCGCGCGCGGCTGGAGAGGCTATCGGACCGGATGCTGGCCCGCGCGGCCTCTTCAGCTTCAGGAAAACGATTCATCGACAGTAAGGTGTAGGCGAGATTCGATTCAGCCAGCGCGTCTGTCGGGTCAATCGAAGTAGCGCGCGCAAACATCTGATACGCGTCGTTGACGCGTCCTTGACGGAGATAAAGGACACCGAGATTATTCGCGGCCTCAAAGAATTGCGGATCAATCGCAATCGCAGTTTTCAGATTCGCCAGGAGCGCTGCTTCGTCATGGTTTGCCGAGGCCTTGCTGGCTTCCTGAAAAGCCTTCATCGCCTTCTTCGGAATCTTATGCTGCATGCGGGCAATCGAGACAGGACGCTGTGCTGCTGGCTGGGCTGGACCTCGGGTCAGGTCGATTGTAAAAGTGTTCTGATACGGACAACTGACGGAAGTTGTAAATACAATATCGCCCTGCGCATTCACAACGCGAAGCTCATTGATCCCATTGGGTACGCCGCGCAGCTCAAATGCATTGAGCCCAGTCAAATGAGATTCAGAGAGCACCACACGCTGCACCGGATCGTAGAGTTGTACCCTCAACTGGGATGCGACTCTGGAATCACTGATATTCACTTGGCCGGACAAGCTGGAGCTAAAATTTGTGTGCGAAAGATCCCGCGGATCGTTGGGGAATCCACTCTGGGCCAACAGATCCGAGGAAAAGAGCAGTGGCATCAAAAGTAGTGCCCAAAGGCACCGGGAATAAGTGAAGTGCATACACTCCTCGCTGCGATGGATTGGTAAGAAGAGGGGGGAAGCTGCGAGGTTCCAACAGGGCGGGGTGGAAACGCTACCCGCACTCTCAGACTACTCCGAAAGTGCGGGAAAATCTAATTACTTTTTCAGATCGGGCCGATGGAGTGATCGTTTTAGAACAGTTTTAGAACAAGAACCGTAGGACTACTTCGGTAACTCGCGCGGGACGTGCACTATTGATGATGCCGAAGTCCGGGTTCCCCAGGGTATGCCCGGGAATGTTGAAGTTCGCCATATTCAAACTGTTATAAGTGATGGCCCGCAGTTCCGCCTTCAGCGCTTCGTGGATCGGAAAATGTTTCGCGATACTGAAGTCCACATTCGAGGTGAAGGGGCCTCGCAGCACACTCCGCGGGCTGGAGCCAAATCGATAAGGCGCAGGATGGGCGAAGGCTGCAGTATTAAAGTAGCGTTGCAACGTCCAGTTGCCATCGACGGCAGGGTTGCCGACCAGTTCTGCTCGCAGCGTTCCGGCAGGGAAGCCATTCGTCGAGTTCGCGCTATCGAATACCGTAAAGGTTTGGCCCGATTGGAAGTTGCCATAGACACCAAGCTGCCATCCCCCGGCCACCGCATTGAGCCAGGCCTTCGATTGGATCTTTCGTAACTCATAGAGTCCGGTGAAGGTCAAATGTTGCGGTGTATCTGTGC is part of the Bryobacter aggregatus MPL3 genome and encodes:
- a CDS encoding chromate transporter; translation: MIQLLILYWILLQAILSSFSGLTSLPVIRHDLVVDRQWIDDVHLNAAVMIGRSTPGPMGVYVVCIGYFVAGYPGALVGMLALATPALLMIALLHFLHTRVDHPRVKNAIRFVVIGGTGFSAATLVGMGQAALTSGWLIGIALTSCLLVLRTRIATIWILTAAGIVAVMVK
- a CDS encoding tetratricopeptide repeat protein, whose protein sequence is MRVQLYDPVQRVVLSESHLTGLNAFELRGVPNGINELRVVNAQGDIVFTTSVSCPYQNTFTIDLTRGPAQPAAQRPVSIARMQHKIPKKAMKAFQEASKASANHDEAALLANLKTAIAIDPQFFEAANNLGVLYLRQGRVNDAYQMFARATSIDPTDALAESNLAYTLLSMNRFPEAEEAARASIRSDSLSSRARFFLAVSLLEQHKESKEAMFHLKKAGEGFEPARKLLGLLTTAAKQ